From a region of the Neobacillus niacini genome:
- a CDS encoding enoyl-CoA hydratase/isomerase family protein, translating to MHYETIQFERRGAGAWIILDSPKNMNSVSSTMLGELESVLKECEKDSSTKVVVLTGAGSSFCAGADLKNVLSSLNNTEPGSKDFLDMFDQVAGLLRRMPKPVIAAVNGLALAGGLELVMCCDIVFAAESAKIGDAHSNFGVFPGAGGAAVLPKKIGLNRAKYLLFSGDFLSATEMERFGLVNKVVPDSQLVEEVENFVEKLAAKSPLVLRRMKEVANASVDQTQDAALRHEMLHLRQHVRSYDLAEGLKAFAEKRKPEFKGY from the coding sequence ATGCACTATGAAACGATTCAATTTGAGCGTCGCGGTGCCGGCGCTTGGATTATTTTAGATAGTCCCAAAAATATGAATTCTGTATCATCCACGATGCTGGGGGAGTTGGAGAGTGTACTAAAAGAATGCGAAAAAGATAGCAGTACTAAGGTTGTTGTTCTAACTGGCGCAGGATCTTCCTTTTGCGCTGGGGCGGATCTTAAAAATGTCCTTTCTTCTTTAAATAATACAGAGCCTGGGTCGAAGGACTTTCTTGATATGTTCGATCAGGTAGCAGGTCTTCTTCGTAGAATGCCAAAACCTGTGATAGCGGCAGTAAATGGGTTAGCTCTTGCAGGAGGTCTGGAGCTTGTGATGTGCTGCGATATCGTATTTGCGGCTGAAAGCGCCAAGATTGGGGACGCTCATTCTAATTTTGGCGTTTTTCCAGGTGCGGGTGGAGCGGCGGTATTACCAAAGAAAATCGGGCTTAATCGAGCTAAATATCTTCTTTTTAGCGGTGATTTTCTATCAGCTACAGAAATGGAGAGATTTGGTTTGGTGAATAAGGTTGTACCTGACAGTCAGCTTGTGGAGGAAGTCGAAAACTTTGTTGAAAAGCTAGCTGCTAAAAGTCCATTGGTACTCCGCCGGATGAAGGAAGTTGCCAACGCATCGGTTGATCAAACTCAAGACGCAGCATTACGGCATGAAATGCTTCATTTAAGGCAGCATGTTCGCTCCTATGACTTAGCAGAAGGTCTAAAAGCGTTTGCAGAAAAACGTAAACCTGAATTTAAGGGCTATTAA
- a CDS encoding TetR/AcrR family transcriptional regulator gives MEKQIDPRILRTRKLIMDAFIQLSMKKDFKGITIKDITTAATVNRATFYSHFIDKYDLLEKVLSESVMREIIQEVSTHEVINEETIEAIFLSIIKFQTSISNQCRRSYEAFTPQIETIFKKELEAFFSEWAKKQWPNQNKSEIEVFAVMLSWALYGAAMHWMQNQTTQPEDYVKQLMPFIINRININIENVKTI, from the coding sequence ATGGAAAAACAAATCGACCCCCGTATTCTCCGTACCCGTAAGCTCATTATGGATGCGTTTATACAGTTATCGATGAAAAAAGACTTTAAAGGCATCACCATTAAAGATATTACAACCGCTGCCACGGTTAATCGTGCAACCTTTTATTCTCATTTCATTGACAAATATGACTTGCTTGAAAAGGTATTAAGTGAGAGTGTGATGAGAGAAATCATTCAAGAAGTTAGTACACATGAGGTAATTAATGAAGAGACTATCGAGGCTATATTTTTATCCATTATAAAGTTCCAAACCTCTATCAGTAACCAATGCCGGCGAAGTTACGAGGCATTTACACCCCAAATAGAAACGATTTTTAAAAAGGAACTTGAAGCCTTTTTTTCAGAGTGGGCTAAAAAGCAATGGCCGAATCAAAACAAATCTGAAATAGAGGTCTTTGCGGTGATGTTAAGCTGGGCACTTTATGGAGCTGCGATGCATTGGATGCAAAATCAAACCACACAACCAGAAGATTACGTAAAGCAATTAATGCCTTTCATAATAAATAGAATAAATATCAATATTGAAAATGTTAAAACAATATAA
- a CDS encoding acyl-CoA dehydratase activase: MTSKSDGSSFYTMGVDSGSLTGKAVIIDGNRRIVSHSVKQLGFVSQKAVMMAIDEALEKAGLVLDDIVYTVSTGYGRKRLEIAGKNLTEISCHAKGANYLYPEVKTVIDIGGQDSKVIAVDPSGNIKNFAMNDKCAAGTGQFLEVLARALDVELTEIGELSLQSDADIKISSMCTTFAESEVISLVAEGHSTVDILSGMHKAISGRMKGLVGRVGMQSPVMMTGGGAKNIGLVKALEKTLGVSIFIPEEPQIIGALGAALFANDFATGIRKKVEEEQDLDKSRAPAKNCGSCSVQNYQLNKN; encoded by the coding sequence ATGACATCGAAAAGTGATGGTTCTTCCTTTTATACAATGGGTGTGGATAGCGGGTCCTTAACAGGAAAAGCAGTAATCATTGATGGAAATCGCCGGATTGTTTCTCATAGTGTCAAACAGCTGGGATTTGTTAGCCAAAAAGCTGTCATGATGGCGATTGATGAGGCATTGGAAAAAGCGGGATTGGTTCTCGATGATATCGTTTATACCGTTAGCACTGGTTATGGACGAAAAAGGTTAGAAATTGCAGGAAAGAATTTAACGGAAATTAGTTGTCACGCAAAGGGAGCCAACTACCTCTATCCTGAAGTAAAAACAGTCATTGATATCGGCGGTCAGGACAGCAAGGTAATAGCGGTCGACCCATCAGGAAATATTAAAAACTTTGCGATGAACGATAAATGTGCTGCTGGAACTGGACAATTTCTTGAAGTACTGGCACGAGCTTTGGACGTCGAATTAACTGAAATTGGCGAGTTGTCACTGCAATCAGATGCGGATATCAAAATTAGCTCAATGTGTACAACATTCGCTGAGTCCGAAGTAATTTCTCTGGTGGCGGAAGGTCATTCAACGGTAGACATTCTTTCTGGTATGCATAAGGCGATTTCAGGGAGAATGAAAGGATTGGTTGGCCGTGTTGGAATGCAGTCGCCAGTAATGATGACAGGTGGAGGCGCGAAAAATATTGGATTGGTGAAAGCGTTAGAAAAAACGTTAGGTGTGTCTATTTTTATTCCTGAAGAACCTCAGATCATCGGTGCTTTGGGGGCTGCGTTATTTGCGAATGACTTTGCTACAGGAATACGGAAAAAAGTAGAAGAGGAGCAAGACTTAGATAAATCTCGTGCACCAGCTAAAAATTGCGGCAGCTGTTCCGTTCAGAATTATCAATTAAACAAAAACTAG
- a CDS encoding 2-hydroxyacyl-CoA dehydratase subunit D, producing MAVQEAKRANRLKSGKLVNKLVNEYWEDLINAKKTGKKVVYTTGLPIGPFMAAQDMAWIHGEGYGARVAARHEEKEPQTFAENKGFNRELCSYARTQMGCAMFAELGVPDDLNPGPIATEIPAPDAIVTCYPGCSTGPQWDWAIERVFGKKIPWFNVVIPYHMGRNGSTYMKGEEFEENVKYVVRQFEDLIKFLEVVSGKPYNWDKFQELMGVTKKVGKLRMEAMELCKAKPAPASFFDWSIQIAPVNYLTAWPGTVEAMQAVKDEVQERLDNGVSAVPNEKYRIFWEGIMNWNKLGWMADKFASYDATVVAGRYTHMAFWHEPDTIDPEHPLRGIAINHLECQLNLGYPITEERMMTLSKDYSIDGIVFHGARTCRSFSRSHFLLAENLNKKMGIQSTSFEGDMVDDSFYKEELVNTRIEALIESLEAQKSRG from the coding sequence ATGGCAGTACAGGAAGCGAAAAGAGCGAATCGATTAAAGTCAGGAAAATTGGTGAATAAGCTTGTTAATGAATATTGGGAGGATCTGATTAATGCCAAGAAGACCGGTAAAAAGGTCGTTTATACGACTGGTCTGCCAATTGGCCCATTTATGGCTGCTCAGGATATGGCTTGGATTCACGGGGAAGGGTACGGTGCCCGTGTTGCGGCAAGACATGAGGAAAAAGAACCGCAAACCTTTGCTGAGAACAAGGGATTTAATCGTGAACTTTGTTCCTATGCGCGAACACAAATGGGTTGTGCTATGTTCGCTGAATTAGGTGTACCTGATGATTTAAATCCAGGTCCAATTGCGACTGAAATCCCAGCACCAGACGCGATTGTTACTTGTTACCCAGGCTGTTCCACTGGACCACAGTGGGATTGGGCAATCGAGCGTGTTTTTGGTAAAAAAATCCCTTGGTTCAATGTTGTTATTCCTTATCATATGGGGCGTAACGGTTCTACCTACATGAAAGGTGAAGAATTTGAGGAAAACGTAAAATACGTTGTTAGACAGTTTGAAGATTTAATTAAATTTTTAGAGGTAGTAAGCGGAAAGCCATATAACTGGGATAAATTCCAAGAGTTAATGGGTGTAACGAAAAAAGTTGGAAAGCTTCGGATGGAAGCGATGGAACTATGTAAGGCAAAACCGGCACCTGCGAGCTTCTTTGATTGGTCGATTCAAATTGCACCGGTTAATTATCTCACTGCATGGCCAGGAACGGTGGAAGCAATGCAAGCTGTTAAAGACGAGGTTCAAGAGAGACTCGACAACGGTGTAAGTGCAGTTCCGAATGAGAAATACCGTATTTTCTGGGAAGGAATTATGAACTGGAATAAGCTGGGCTGGATGGCAGATAAGTTTGCAAGCTATGATGCCACAGTTGTTGCGGGTCGATATACGCACATGGCCTTCTGGCACGAGCCTGACACAATCGATCCCGAACACCCATTAAGAGGAATTGCGATTAATCATTTGGAATGTCAGCTTAACCTTGGCTACCCGATTACCGAAGAGCGAATGATGACACTTTCCAAAGATTATTCCATCGACGGTATTGTCTTCCATGGTGCAAGAACTTGCCGATCTTTCTCTCGTTCACATTTCCTATTAGCTGAAAATTTAAATAAAAAAATGGGCATTCAATCTACTTCCTTTGAGGGAGACATGGTTGACGATTCCTTCTACAAGGAGGAACTGGTAAATACTCGCATTGAAGCATTGATTGAAAGTCTCGAGGCGCAAAAAAGCAGAGGATAA
- a CDS encoding PaaI family thioesterase has product MIKLETKYIKNPFDHLLKCKYEKISDSNLKVTLPIQPLLLNTVGYVQGGIISLLADLAMGNTCNTFDEDENSLQSVVTVDLKTTYLKGAKGEFLIAVAHLIHKGRTLNHLDCDIYNDQNELVAKATGIFANIK; this is encoded by the coding sequence GTGATAAAGTTGGAAACGAAGTATATAAAAAATCCATTTGATCATTTACTCAAATGTAAATATGAAAAAATCAGTGATAGTAATCTGAAAGTAACCTTGCCCATTCAGCCTTTGCTGTTAAATACTGTAGGGTATGTTCAAGGTGGGATTATCAGTTTGTTGGCAGATTTAGCAATGGGAAATACATGTAATACCTTTGATGAAGACGAAAACTCTCTTCAATCAGTAGTAACAGTCGATCTCAAAACAACCTATTTAAAAGGAGCAAAAGGAGAATTCCTCATTGCAGTTGCTCACCTCATCCATAAGGGAAGGACCCTTAACCACCTCGACTGTGATATTTACAATGATCAGAACGAACTAGTGGCAAAAGCAACTGGCATATTCGCTAACATAAAGTAA
- a CDS encoding SDR family NAD(P)-dependent oxidoreductase — MKIENLVLIITGGASGLGESCTRQFVEQGAKVGILDMNEDRGENLARELGESVIFCKTDVSDENSVREAVETVSNTFGGIHVAVNCAGLIYGAKVHSKKGLFPMDKFNKVIQVNLIGTMNVVRYAVQEMLKNEPDENGERGVIVNTASAAAFGGQLGQAAYSASKAGVVGMTLPIAREIGDYGMRIVAISPGLFDTQMSSGMHESFKQEVAQHIPFPKRLGKPSEYAAMVRHIVENPYLNGTTIMLDGAAQLPAR, encoded by the coding sequence ATGAAAATCGAAAATCTTGTGTTAATCATAACAGGTGGGGCATCGGGTCTTGGTGAGTCCTGTACTAGGCAGTTTGTGGAACAAGGCGCAAAAGTCGGAATTTTAGATATGAATGAAGACCGAGGAGAAAATCTTGCGAGAGAACTTGGTGAATCTGTTATTTTCTGCAAGACAGACGTGAGTGATGAAAATTCTGTAAGGGAAGCTGTGGAAACCGTCTCAAACACATTTGGCGGGATTCACGTAGCAGTCAATTGTGCCGGTCTTATTTATGGTGCGAAGGTCCACTCTAAGAAAGGACTTTTTCCTATGGATAAGTTTAATAAGGTAATCCAAGTAAATTTAATCGGCACGATGAACGTCGTCCGATATGCGGTTCAAGAAATGTTGAAGAATGAACCTGATGAAAACGGGGAAAGAGGTGTTATTGTAAATACTGCTTCTGCAGCAGCCTTTGGCGGTCAGCTTGGACAAGCGGCGTATAGTGCGTCAAAAGCAGGAGTGGTCGGGATGACGCTTCCAATTGCCCGAGAGATTGGGGATTATGGAATGCGAATTGTTGCAATTTCCCCAGGTCTGTTCGATACACAAATGTCTAGTGGAATGCATGAATCCTTTAAACAAGAAGTAGCACAGCATATACCTTTTCCAAAGAGGCTGGGCAAACCATCTGAATATGCAGCCATGGTTAGACATATTGTTGAAAATCCTTATTTAAATGGAACCACGATTATGCTAGACGGTGCAGCACAACTACCAGCGAGATAA
- a CDS encoding phosphatidylglycerol lysyltransferase domain-containing protein — MFDTALWYFPILIFVFLISYKINRLNAKNKLTASNIDLQLERVIRFLEDNGGNHVSHLILLQDKDVYWAAEDQVLIVYKRIGNKLVVLGDPIGVESLIPKSIKEFQEYSVSKGLKPIFYQISPRFMHLYHDTGYRFLKLGEEAIVNLANFSIEGKQGAKLRTRVNKFTRNSYTFSVIMPPYSNAVLSELKGVSDTWLGNQKEKGFSVVSFSEEYVSCFPVALLKDPEGKILAFATLATDYKQSITIDLMRKFPDSPHGTMDVLFIQIFKWAKENGYQNCSLGMAPLSNVGDCKYSFRSEKFFRLAYLHGNSLYNFKGLKEFKSKFASGWEPKYLAYSETFLPVVIIQLLLLINSTPHPKSVVDKIKYLMKKTG, encoded by the coding sequence ATGTTTGATACCGCATTATGGTATTTTCCAATTCTGATTTTTGTTTTTTTAATTTCTTATAAAATAAATAGGCTAAATGCTAAAAATAAATTAACAGCAAGTAACATAGACTTGCAATTAGAACGTGTGATTCGATTCTTAGAAGACAATGGTGGTAATCATGTATCTCATCTAATTTTGTTACAGGATAAGGATGTATATTGGGCAGCGGAAGACCAAGTGCTAATTGTTTATAAGCGAATAGGAAATAAATTAGTGGTATTGGGAGACCCGATAGGTGTAGAGTCTTTGATTCCAAAGTCTATCAAAGAATTTCAGGAATACAGTGTAAGTAAAGGGCTTAAGCCGATCTTCTACCAAATCAGCCCTCGTTTCATGCACTTGTATCATGATACAGGCTACCGATTCTTAAAGTTAGGGGAAGAAGCAATTGTAAATCTTGCTAACTTTTCCATCGAGGGCAAGCAAGGAGCTAAATTACGAACGAGGGTTAACAAATTTACTCGTAATTCTTATACATTTAGCGTCATCATGCCGCCGTATTCAAATGCTGTCCTGTCTGAGTTAAAGGGAGTATCAGATACTTGGCTTGGAAATCAGAAGGAGAAGGGATTCTCGGTCGTTTCTTTTAGTGAGGAATATGTTTCTTGTTTTCCAGTCGCTCTATTAAAGGATCCAGAAGGGAAAATTCTTGCTTTTGCGACACTTGCGACTGATTACAAACAGTCAATCACCATCGACTTAATGAGAAAATTCCCAGATAGTCCACATGGAACGATGGATGTTTTATTTATTCAGATCTTTAAATGGGCGAAAGAAAACGGATACCAGAATTGTAGTTTGGGTATGGCACCACTTTCAAATGTAGGGGATTGCAAATATTCCTTCCGAAGTGAAAAGTTCTTTAGATTAGCCTACCTGCATGGAAATTCATTGTATAACTTCAAAGGACTCAAAGAATTCAAAAGCAAATTCGCCAGCGGATGGGAACCTAAGTACCTTGCCTACAGTGAAACCTTTCTGCCTGTCGTCATCATCCAACTGCTGCTGCTCATCAACAGCACACCACATCCAAAATCCGTAGTAGACAAAATCAAATACTTAATGAAAAAAACAGGATAA
- a CDS encoding c-type cytochrome: protein MKKIWATTGINIILAGFLVFLLFNYEGTPNAGKAVEKTAGGKTDTSAKAEEIASTSCITCHGDNLLGGAGPALNKIGSKYAQGDIENIIKNGKGAMPAGVITPEEAKIVAAWLAQKK, encoded by the coding sequence ATGAAAAAAATATGGGCTACTACTGGAATCAATATCATTTTAGCAGGATTTCTTGTATTTTTGCTCTTTAATTACGAAGGAACTCCAAATGCAGGCAAAGCTGTTGAGAAAACGGCAGGGGGCAAAACAGACACTTCAGCAAAAGCAGAAGAAATTGCTAGTACCTCTTGTATAACATGCCATGGAGACAATCTACTAGGTGGAGCAGGTCCTGCTTTAAATAAAATTGGTTCAAAGTATGCCCAAGGTGATATTGAGAATATTATTAAAAACGGAAAAGGAGCAATGCCCGCGGGGGTCATTACACCAGAAGAAGCAAAAATCGTTGCAGCATGGTTAGCACAGAAAAAGTAA
- a CDS encoding 3-hydroxybutyryl-CoA dehydrogenase: protein MSIKTIGVIGAGSMGSGIAQTAACAGFKVILSDIQEDYLTRSLGVIRKSLEKLSSKGKLTDTIETILDRFTATTRLEDLKEADLVFEVIIENMEKKKELYRNIDQICKPEAIFCSNTSGLSITEMASATKRADRVIGTHFFNPVPLMELVEIIRGNDTSDETYLIAKDLCESFGKKSITVNEAPLFAVNRILAPMINEAIFVLQEGVATKEDIDLGMKLGANHPIGPLALADMIGLDVMLMVLDTLYQETADSKYRPATLLRKLVRAGHYGRKNGRGFYEY, encoded by the coding sequence ATGTCTATTAAAACAATCGGTGTGATTGGGGCCGGGAGCATGGGGTCGGGTATCGCACAGACAGCAGCTTGCGCAGGTTTCAAAGTCATTTTATCGGATATTCAAGAAGATTATTTAACAAGAAGTTTAGGTGTAATCAGAAAGAGTTTGGAGAAGCTTTCCTCAAAGGGGAAACTTACTGACACTATTGAGACCATTCTAGATCGTTTTACAGCAACTACTAGATTGGAAGATTTGAAAGAGGCGGATTTAGTTTTTGAGGTTATCATTGAGAATATGGAGAAAAAGAAAGAGTTGTATCGGAACATTGATCAGATTTGTAAACCTGAAGCAATCTTTTGCTCCAATACATCTGGATTAAGTATTACCGAGATGGCCTCAGCTACGAAACGCGCAGACCGGGTTATCGGAACTCACTTTTTCAACCCGGTACCGCTAATGGAACTAGTCGAAATTATCCGTGGCAATGATACATCTGATGAAACCTATTTGATTGCTAAAGATTTATGTGAAAGCTTTGGTAAGAAATCAATAACAGTAAATGAAGCGCCATTGTTTGCCGTAAATCGTATCTTAGCGCCAATGATAAATGAAGCCATTTTCGTCCTTCAAGAAGGCGTAGCAACCAAGGAAGATATCGACCTAGGAATGAAACTAGGAGCCAATCACCCAATTGGACCATTAGCACTTGCTGACATGATTGGGCTCGACGTCATGCTCATGGTATTAGACACACTCTACCAAGAAACAGCCGACTCCAAATACCGCCCAGCCACCCTATTAAGAAAATTGGTTCGAGCAGGACACTACGGCAGAAAAAACGGCCGCGGATTCTACGAATATTAA
- a CDS encoding CaiB/BaiF CoA transferase family protein has product MSGALEGLKILDFSTLVPGPYATMCLADLGAEVLRIKSGTRPDVVDFLPPFLPGTELSAVSAQLSRNKEVMTLNLKDPRAVDVIHQLLREYDIIIEQFRPGVMAKLNLDYESLKKVNPRLIYCSLTGYGQTGPMRDRAGHDINYIAMSGVASYSGKKESGPPLIGIQVADIASGSNNAIIGILSAVIYRERTGKGQYIDVSMTDGMIAFNSFMQGASYLVNGKEIGMEENLLNGGSLYDYYETQDGKYLSFGGVEPQFFKAFCQTIGQPELAVGGVEPENVAQIKEEVREIVKTKALDEWIELFNTVDACVEPVLSLGEVLEGPLVEERGMVVEIPGPNGTTVKQIANPIKFSESIPEYRHTGIPLSEANTEVVMKNLGYSQEQIDEFTKTGLFS; this is encoded by the coding sequence ATGTCTGGAGCATTAGAAGGTTTAAAAATTTTAGATTTTAGTACATTGGTTCCGGGACCTTATGCCACCATGTGTTTGGCTGATTTGGGAGCGGAAGTCCTTAGGATTAAATCGGGAACGCGGCCCGATGTTGTTGATTTCTTACCTCCTTTCCTGCCTGGAACAGAGCTTTCGGCTGTATCGGCACAATTGAGCAGGAACAAAGAGGTTATGACCCTCAATCTAAAAGATCCTCGCGCGGTAGACGTGATTCATCAGCTGTTACGAGAATACGACATTATTATCGAACAATTCCGCCCAGGTGTGATGGCGAAACTGAACCTTGATTACGAGAGTCTTAAAAAAGTAAATCCTAGATTGATTTATTGCTCGTTAACAGGATACGGTCAGACAGGACCCATGCGGGACCGTGCAGGTCATGACATTAACTACATAGCCATGTCTGGTGTTGCTTCTTATTCAGGAAAGAAAGAATCAGGGCCTCCATTGATTGGAATACAAGTTGCTGATATTGCTTCTGGTTCTAACAATGCAATTATTGGAATTCTTTCGGCAGTGATTTATCGAGAGCGAACTGGGAAGGGTCAGTATATCGATGTTTCGATGACTGATGGAATGATTGCATTTAATTCATTTATGCAGGGTGCTAGCTATCTGGTAAATGGTAAGGAAATTGGGATGGAGGAAAACCTTCTTAATGGAGGCTCTCTTTATGACTACTATGAAACGCAAGATGGTAAATATCTTAGTTTCGGTGGCGTGGAACCACAATTTTTCAAGGCCTTTTGTCAAACGATTGGTCAACCTGAGCTGGCTGTAGGAGGAGTGGAACCAGAAAATGTGGCTCAAATCAAAGAAGAGGTTCGTGAGATTGTTAAAACGAAGGCATTAGATGAATGGATCGAATTATTTAATACTGTGGATGCCTGTGTTGAGCCGGTACTTTCACTAGGTGAAGTATTAGAGGGACCTCTTGTTGAAGAACGAGGGATGGTGGTTGAAATACCTGGTCCTAATGGGACAACTGTAAAACAGATTGCCAATCCGATTAAGTTTTCTGAGTCAATTCCAGAGTATCGTCACACAGGTATCCCGCTATCAGAAGCGAATACAGAAGTGGTAATGAAAAATCTTGGTTACTCTCAGGAGCAAATCGACGAGTTTACCAAGACGGGTCTATTCAGTTAA
- a CDS encoding enoyl-CoA hydratase/isomerase family protein, with amino-acid sequence MLKTTFVKLYIENRTAVITIENPPVNALSAQIMEELDQTLDMIRENFQVQTVIITGGGDKAFVAGADIKQFIDMTPEIGYDLVKSGHQIFNKIENYEVPVIAAIEGFSLGAGCELAMACDIRIAGEKALFGQPEVNLGIIPGYGGTQRLLRLVGAGKAKELIFTGDNINASEAYRIGLVDILVPVGEALSRAHTLSAKIQKKGPLAIKAAKKAITLGLDLPMDEALELEAVQFKSLCSTEDQKEGARAFLAKEKPLFQGK; translated from the coding sequence ATGTTAAAGACAACTTTTGTAAAATTATATATTGAAAATAGGACAGCTGTTATTACGATTGAAAATCCACCGGTAAATGCACTTAGTGCACAGATTATGGAAGAGCTTGATCAGACTCTGGATATGATTAGGGAAAATTTTCAAGTTCAAACCGTTATTATTACTGGTGGAGGTGACAAAGCGTTTGTAGCCGGAGCGGATATTAAACAGTTTATTGATATGACTCCTGAAATAGGATATGACCTTGTGAAAAGTGGCCACCAAATATTTAATAAGATTGAAAATTATGAAGTTCCTGTGATAGCGGCAATTGAAGGATTTTCTCTTGGTGCTGGTTGCGAGCTAGCGATGGCATGCGATATTCGCATTGCCGGTGAAAAAGCGTTATTCGGACAGCCTGAGGTAAATTTAGGTATCATTCCAGGCTATGGGGGAACGCAGCGTTTACTTAGATTAGTAGGAGCTGGAAAAGCGAAAGAGCTTATTTTTACCGGGGATAATATCAACGCAAGTGAAGCATACCGAATTGGATTGGTAGATATTCTCGTTCCAGTTGGAGAAGCACTAAGTAGGGCACATACTTTATCGGCAAAGATTCAGAAAAAGGGACCACTGGCCATCAAAGCTGCCAAGAAGGCAATTACCCTGGGACTTGATTTACCGATGGATGAAGCATTAGAACTTGAGGCAGTTCAATTTAAAAGCCTTTGTTCCACTGAGGATCAAAAGGAAGGCGCGAGAGCTTTCTTAGCAAAGGAAAAACCATTGTTTCAAGGAAAATAA
- a CDS encoding enoyl-CoA hydratase/isomerase family protein, with product MSQPINVKIKNGIGSIFLNRPQKINSLSIDLVEDLTEALLSLDKNPEVKVVVLSGEGKSYCAGGDLETIQQFTKQSEIASYLDKAINVTRVILNMDKYVISAVHGYAAGAGFSLALASDFIVADSSAKFGLSFVNIGVIPDLGLIKLLSERVPTAIAKEWIVTGKILGVEEAKAWGIVNKVVDGDLLQEVSEFARVILNGPPLSNRYVKKMLNHAAQLPWEAFLEQETMVQAHLIASEDMQEGVNAFLEKRAPKFKGV from the coding sequence ATGTCTCAACCTATAAACGTAAAAATTAAGAACGGAATTGGTTCTATCTTTCTCAATCGTCCTCAAAAGATAAATTCTTTATCTATTGATTTAGTAGAGGACTTAACAGAAGCGCTGCTCAGCCTGGATAAAAACCCAGAGGTGAAAGTAGTTGTCTTATCCGGTGAAGGGAAATCCTATTGCGCTGGAGGAGATTTAGAAACAATTCAGCAATTTACAAAACAAAGTGAAATTGCCTCATATTTAGATAAAGCGATAAATGTAACTCGAGTAATTTTGAATATGGATAAATATGTGATATCAGCCGTTCATGGTTATGCAGCAGGAGCGGGATTTAGCCTTGCACTTGCTTCAGATTTCATTGTCGCTGACTCGTCTGCTAAGTTTGGTTTAAGCTTTGTGAATATTGGAGTCATTCCTGATTTGGGCTTAATTAAGTTACTATCTGAACGAGTGCCCACTGCCATTGCCAAGGAATGGATTGTTACCGGAAAGATATTAGGTGTAGAAGAGGCTAAGGCATGGGGAATTGTTAATAAGGTCGTTGATGGTGATTTACTTCAGGAAGTAAGTGAATTTGCCCGCGTAATCTTGAATGGTCCCCCTTTAAGTAACCGATACGTGAAGAAAATGTTGAACCATGCGGCACAGCTCCCTTGGGAGGCATTTTTAGAACAAGAAACTATGGTTCAAGCCCATCTAATTGCAAGTGAAGATATGCAAGAAGGTGTGAATGCATTTTTGGAAAAACGGGCACCTAAATTTAAAGGGGTTTAA
- a CDS encoding LLM class flavin-dependent oxidoreductase, producing the protein MLLAAIARETKNIKLTSTLSVISTADPVRVYGDFATLDLLSNGRTEIILGRGAFLESFSLFGASLNDYNELFEEKLNLFLKLQEQEVVCWQGNFRSPLRSAQIAPRPVQKILPLWIGVGGTPASAVRAGRLGLNMALGLLGGRPESVKPLADLYWEAAREAGHDVSELRVSVTGHSYIAQTGEQAITEFLPHYNQYFDYFSKDRGYPHYNT; encoded by the coding sequence ATGCTGCTTGCAGCGATAGCACGGGAGACAAAAAACATTAAACTAACCAGCACGCTTTCTGTTATAAGTACAGCCGATCCAGTGCGTGTTTACGGAGATTTTGCCACACTGGATTTATTATCTAACGGACGCACCGAGATTATTTTAGGACGTGGGGCATTTTTAGAATCATTCTCTCTCTTTGGAGCAAGTTTAAATGATTACAATGAATTGTTTGAAGAGAAGCTGAATTTATTTTTGAAATTACAAGAGCAGGAAGTAGTCTGTTGGCAAGGGAATTTCCGTTCCCCCCTTCGAAGTGCACAAATCGCACCTAGACCTGTTCAGAAGATACTGCCGCTTTGGATTGGTGTGGGGGGTACTCCTGCCAGTGCCGTTCGTGCAGGAAGACTTGGATTAAATATGGCCCTTGGCTTGTTAGGTGGCCGTCCAGAATCTGTTAAACCACTAGCAGACCTATACTGGGAAGCCGCAAGAGAAGCAGGTCATGATGTATCGGAGTTAAGAGTTTCTGTGACAGGGCATTCGTATATCGCCCAAACAGGAGAACAAGCCATTACAGAATTTCTTCCGCATTACAATCAATATTTTGACTACTTTTCAAAAGATCGTGGTTATCCGCACTACAATACATGA